The Castor canadensis chromosome 8, mCasCan1.hap1v2, whole genome shotgun sequence genome contains a region encoding:
- the LOC141425913 gene encoding uncharacterized protein, translated as MKKTLGLQSKIKTPLGFCDGTHKSCMGSGRRSPEPFNNSYDPHFRDEFHRAAARGDLDLIKRLLKNRRCSLNDRDRKQRTALHFACFNGQVNVVSFLVEENCEINPCDNDNSTPLMKAVQACCDKCALILLENGANPNMQDNNGNTALHFAIYVDNRSMAAKLLEHHADIEIKNKDELTPLLFALRKNKTELAKYLIHCGANIHVFDSLQRNTLMYALRCQSEELMRFLLAKGIDINFKDSHGWTVSRQAFEGHCKK; from the exons atgaaaaagacCTTAGGTTTGCAGTCTAAGATCAAGACGCCATTGGGCTTTTGCGATGGAACGCACAAGTCCTGCATGGGTTCTGGACGTCGGAGTCCTGAGCCCTTTAACAACAGCTATGATCCTCACTTTCGAGATGAATTCCATAGGGCCGCGGCCAGAGGTGATCTAGACCTGATAAAGCGCTTGCTGAAAAATCGCAGGTGTAGCCTGAATGacagagacaggaagcagag GACTGCTCTGCATTTTGCCTGTTTCAATGGACAAGTAAACGTGGTATCTTTCCTAGTGGAGGAGAACTGTGAAATCAATCCTTGTGACAATGATAACAGCACACCCCTAATGAAG GCTGTACAAGCATGTTGTGACAAATGTGCGCTCATTCTTCTGGAAAATGGTGCAAATCCAAATATGCAGGACAACAATGGCAACACTGCACTCCACTTTGCTATCTATGTTGATAACAGAAGCATGGCTGCCAAACTTCTTGAACATCATGCTGATATTGAGATAAAAAACAAG GATGAACTCACACCACTTTTGTTTGCtctaagaaagaacaaaacggAATTGGCAAAATATTTAATACACTGTGGAGCTAATATACATGTATTTGATAGTCTGCAAAG GAACACCCTCATGTATGCTCTAAGGTGTCAATCAGAAGAGCTTATGAGGTTTCTTCTTGCAAAAGGTATTGATATCAATTTTAAAGATAGCCATGGATGGACTGTATCACGCCAAGCTTTTGAAGGTCATTGTAAGAAGTAA